The window TGGACTCTGTGGAGGAGAGTCATGGTTTCAGAGACGCTGTAGAAGGACAGAATACCTGCACTGTGATCCAGGTACACTCCTACTCTGGAGGACCCAGGACCTGAGACGGGAGTTTGGACTTTGTTGGaccaaaatgtataaatgttttgtttacaaCTTAGCGCCCAAGATTTGTCATTTTGTCCAAATCCACATTCACCCGACCCCCCTGCTCTGCTGATATTCTTGTATGCGACTGCTACATAAactcctctccctctcatctCCACCTCCCAGTAACAACGTCCAGTCAGACTCTCTCTACTCAGGACCTGACACCAGTTAGTGAATCTGTCTGGGTGACTAGAATAAGACTGTTGTAGTAACATGAATGTTGATTTAATGTTGAATGTTTGACGTACTGTTGCTTTCCTGTTCCCCTCAGATAATAACAGCCatgtgtttgctgtgtttggATCCAGTGTGATTTCACGTGAATATTTTAAGAATCCAGCTCTGGTCTTGGGCTCTGATTGTGGCAGTAAAACGTCCACTTCAGTCCCTGTCAGTGAGACGTTTGTCCACTTCTCTCTCAGGACGTCCTGTAGTTTATCTCTGACTTCTGACACGGCCGCTGTCACGTCCTCAAAGTAGTACAGAGGACAGATATGGATGCTGGATGTAGATTGGCTGAGTGGTGACAGTGAGGGGTAGTTGTGTAGAAACTGGTTGTgatcctctgtgtgtgagagcttcttcagctcagcgtctttcctcttcagctcagtgatctcctgctccagcttctcctgGAGCTCTTTGACTCGACTCACTTCACTTTTCTGCTGGGATCTGACCTGCTGCTTCACATCAGAGCTTCTTTTCTCCAGGAGACGGATCAGCTCAGTGAAGATCTTCTCGCTGTCCTCCACTGCTTTATCAGCAGAGAGATTTATGGCCTCCGCCTGCTGTTGAAGCAGCttcacatctttctctctgtcctggaTTCTCCGCTGGATGTTTTGTCGACTCCCCTCgagctctctctgtctctcagctctctctgctgcagctgagacTGTGTCGTGGCCTTTATGTTCGTCCACAGAGCAGAGATAACAGATAAGCTGCTGATCAGTACGGCAGAACATCTTCATCACCTCATCATGACGAGAGCAGACGTTCTCCTGGAGCTTCTTGGACGGCTCCACCAGCTTGTGTTTCTTTAATGGAGCGACATCATAATGAGGCTGAAGGTGTTTCTCACAGTAAGAAGCCAGACATTGAAGACAGGACTTGTGTGCTTTGAGTTTTCTCCCGGTGCAGAAATCACAGGCCACATCTTCAGCTCCAGCATAGCAGTGATCAGCAGGAGCAGCTTGGAGTCCAGtcttcttcagctcctccacTAAAACTGCTAACATGGTGTTTTTCAGCAGGACAGGCCTCGGTGTGAAGCTCTGCCTGCATTGAGGGCAGCTGTAGCTGTTCTTACGATCCTCTTCATCCCAGTGGATTTTAATACAGTTCATGCAGTAGCTGTGTCCACAGGGAATAGTCACCGGATCCTTCAGTAGATCCAGACAGATGGAACAAGAGATAGTTTCCCGGTCCAGCTGAACTCCTTTCTGCGCCATTTCACCTCTCGCTCAGTGACAACGACTGTCTGAGTTTCACTTgagagcaggaagaggagggaggggtaaCCAAGTTTTGCTTCATTCCtggaagaggagcagagagaaaaCTGGGTGTGTTGCAATGCTCCTACTACCAGTAGTTTGACAAGAAAATATTTAGTATGTCTCAATGCATAGTATATCAATTACAGTGTACCAAACATATGTCCTAATGCATCCGGTCGCATTTTGCAGTTTGAAAGTCAGCATGCTTTTCTGACCCACAATCCTCTGTGCAGCATATCTGAGCAAGAGGGTCAATGGTGCAATGTTATTACAAAGGTGTATGTCCCAATCTTATGCAGACTGTACTGCAGGCAACAGTACGTACTCTGTAAGAGCAGCTGCAGTttgtactaaaagtaaaaaacgATGATGAGGAACGCAGCAACACTTGTTGACAACAGAGCTCATTTGTCATTTAAAACTGCTGACTTCAGCTTTTAGGAGGTAAACTCTTCATAGAATCAGAGGGTTTGGAGACGGCTCCCCAGTTTACTAAATGACTGAGACGTCCTGTTATTaagatataaatataataatatataatatatataataatataatatataaatcatactttacattgtttACAATA is drawn from Sander vitreus isolate 19-12246 chromosome 16, sanVit1, whole genome shotgun sequence and contains these coding sequences:
- the LOC144531476 gene encoding tripartite motif-containing protein 16-like, with the translated sequence MAQKGVQLDRETISCSICLDLLKDPVTIPCGHSYCMNCIKIHWDEEDRKNSYSCPQCRQSFTPRPVLLKNTMLAVLVEELKKTGLQAAPADHCYAGAEDVACDFCTGRKLKAHKSCLQCLASYCEKHLQPHYDVAPLKKHKLVEPSKKLQENVCSRHDEVMKMFCRTDQQLICYLCSVDEHKGHDTVSAAAERAERQRELEGSRQNIQRRIQDREKDVKLLQQQAEAINLSADKAVEDSEKIFTELIRLLEKRSSDVKQQVRSQQKSEVSRVKELQEKLEQEITELKRKDAELKKLSHTEDHNQFLHNYPSLSPLSQSTSSIHICPLYYFEDVTAAVSEVRDKLQDVLREKWTNVSLTGTEVDVLLPQSEPKTRAGFLKYSREITLDPNTANTWLLLSEGNRKATVRQTFNIKSTFMLLQQSYSSHPDRFTNWCQVLSRESLTGRCYWEVEMRGRGVYVAVAYKNISRAGGSGECGFGQNDKSWALSCKQNIYTFWSNKVQTPVSGPGSSRVGVYLDHSAGILSFYSVSETMTLLHRVQTTFTQPLYAGLCFYSGDSAELCKLK